One genomic window of Cygnus olor isolate bCygOlo1 chromosome 3, bCygOlo1.pri.v2, whole genome shotgun sequence includes the following:
- the MSGN1 gene encoding mesogenin-1: MDKLHETLINMENALGSEHSVCLSSWDWKNATGAFELHPVSSPHSLSPTPSFESYSSSPCPAAAETPYGGGSLVGYGLVDFPPAYLPSPGQARLPKGTKVRMSAQRRRKASEREKLRMRTLADALHTLRNYLPPAYSQRGQPLTKIQTLKYTIKYISELTELLNSVKRT, from the coding sequence ATGGACAAATTGCACGAGACGCTGATAAATATGGAAAATGCTTTGGGTTCGGAGCACTCTGTCTGTTTATCTTCCTGGGACTGGAAAAACGCCACCGGGGCTTTCGAGCTGCACCCCGTCTCCTCTCCACACAGCTTGTCTCCGACGCCATCCTTTGAGTCCTACTCCTCGTCCCCTTGCCCAGCAGCAGCGGAGACCCCCTATGGTGGCGGCAGCCTGGTGGGATACGGCCTGGTGGACTTCCCCCCTGCCTACTtgcccagccccgggcaggcCCGGCTGCCCAAGGGCACCAAGGTGCGGATGTCGGCCCAGCGCCGAAGGAAGGCCAGCGAAAGGGAGAAGCTGCGGATGAGGACCCTGGCCGATGCACTACACACGCTGCGCAACTACCTGCCCCCTGCCTACAGCCAGCGGGGCCAGCCCCTCACCAAAATACAGACCCTGAAGTACACCATCAAGTACATCAGCGAACTGACGGAGCTCCTCAACAGCGTCAAGCGCACATAG